GCCATTCGGTGGTGGTAATTTTAGCTATGGACTGGTGACTAATCATAATATCCAGTCCATTGTGGCGGTTAGTGGTGAGTAAACCAACTACGGTTTGTCCTTTCGCACCTACCATGTATTTATCCAAATCTTCCAGTACCAATAAGCCGTTTTTGAACTGGTTTACCATACGTTGTACTACTTCACGTTTTTCCTCAATGCTCATGTTTTGTCCGTTTTTGGCTATTGGTCGGATCCTACGAGCTTGCACCTTGGTTAAGGCTTTGATATGAAAAGGACTTACCGTTGGAAACATCGGGTAATCGTCATCATTTACATCAAAAGCCAGCACCTTTCTGCCTTTTCGACCGGTAGAAGCATCGTCTTTCATGTAGTGGCGTATCTCAGTAACATTGCGATAGGTTTTACCCACACCGGTTTCACCACAAATAAGTACCAACATGGGTTGGCGTTCCAAATCTTCTTTGGAATAGGTAATGGGCTTTCTGCCTCTGGTCGATTTCTTTTGCTCTATGTCTTGATTAGTCGTTTCCTTCTTCATCCTGTGCTACTTCTAATACCGTGTTTTCTAATTCTTCATCCTCGGATTCTTCTTCTTGCTCCATGGAAGGTTCATAAGCCGGTTCGGGCATGGCATTGGCTTTTTCTTCCCGAATGATTTCCAGTATGCGATCAAGCAGGATTTCATTTTCGGCTCGTATTTCCATTACCACTTGGGCTTTCTTCATGAGGATTGAGAGTACCGCACCCAGTAATTGCTGTTCGGGAGTGAGCTTTTTGGCTTTCTTTTTTAGAATAGCAATAAGCAAAGGGCGAAGCAGGATTTTATCTTCTTCATCAAGCTTGATGCGTTTGACGTTTTTGGCATTCTGCTCATCAATAACCTGAACAATTTCTTCAAAGTCGTAGAAGTCTTTGTGCTTTTTGATTTTCACAAAAAATCCACTTCCCACGGCAAGCACATTGTCGGTCATACCCAATAAAGTATCCGCAGCTTGCTTGGCATGTCCAGTTGGGAGTTCAAAATCTTCTCCGTCTAGTTCATCCAAACCGTCTTCACCTTCCTCATAGGAACCAATTTCCTGTTCAGGAGCATCGTAGATGTTTTGGTCAAAGTCATCGTTTATGGATGGTTCATTTTCCGATTCATCTTCATTGTTATCATCTTGCTGTTCAATATTTTCCTCTATCGGTTCCGTTTCCTGTTTAGGAGTAACTACCTTTTTGCCATGACCGATTTCATCTTCAACTACCGGTTGGTTTAGCGGACTGTTATTCTCGTCCGGAATCTCTTCAAAAGCCACGTTTTCGGCTCCTGAATTCAATACTTGTTCTACTTCTGAATGTATGTCCTTCATGGCTGTTTACAGTTTTGATATAAATTGAATGCTTCGCTCTTCCAGTTGGTCGTACAACTGAATGAAGGGCTTGTAATAGTGTGGAATCGTTAAGCGTTCATCTACTTTTTGTTTGTAGTAAATGATGTTGCGTTTTCCTGTTCCAAACACCTGGGCAACTTTGGCGTAGCTGTATGAAGTGTATTTGTGGTACAAATGATAACAAGCCATGCGAGCTTCCCGGTACTCGGTAGTGGTGTTGGTATAAAAATCTTCTTCCTTCAAATCAAACAAGGCAATTGCTTCATTAGTAAGGAAGATAAGCAGCAAAGGAGCATTGTTTTTTGCCGGTTCAAACTGAGCTTTTTCTACAAAGCTGCGAAGCAATACCACCGTTTTTTGCAAACCGATTTTACCCACCACCATGTCGATATGGTATTGTAAATTCTCATAATCCGAACGCATGGTTTTGCCATGGATAGTATTTGTTTCTTCCATTGGCTAGCGTTTAATGGTGTAGGTATAAGAAA
The Bacteroidia bacterium DNA segment above includes these coding regions:
- a CDS encoding zonular occludens toxin domain-containing protein, whose product is MKKETTNQDIEQKKSTRGRKPITYSKEDLERQPMLVLICGETGVGKTYRNVTEIRHYMKDDASTGRKGRKVLAFDVNDDDYPMFPTVSPFHIKALTKVQARRIRPIAKNGQNMSIEEKREVVQRMVNQFKNGLLVLEDLDKYMVGAKGQTVVGLLTTNRHNGLDIMISHQSIAKITTTEWQNCTWLRLHHQVDDVSRYESRIPNYFLVRIATYIVDEQYNLANNAFADGSISKDEYKKRRSFFVYVDMRRLKIRGCSRDAFIRACKKFIDTEDQRKIRMMLQERDHQDKPLYKNRSAATVKLITEYLRHHETGPNSPFASK